ATCGCCGAGGCCGAGCAGCCGATCGTCCTCGCGGGCAACGGCGCGGTCCGGACCCGCGCCTCGGAGAACATCCGCGCCATCGTCGACAGCGTCGGTTTCCCGGTCGTCGAGACGTACATGGGCAAGGGGGCGATCTCCGACCGCGAGTCAGCCTCGCTGATGACGCTCGACTCGGGACCAGCTGGCGAGGCCGCACGGGCGATCGAGCGGGCCGACTGCGTCGTCGCGGTCGGCTATGACATCGCCGAGCACGATCCGGCGGGATGGAATTCCGACCTCGAGAAGACCATCGTCCACGTCGATTACGAACCCGCGGAGGTCTATCGCCATTACAACCCGGACGTGGAGATCGTCGCGGACGTCGGCGCGGCGCTCGGGGCCATCGGCGAGCGCCTGTCGGAGGGCGCGTGTTCACTGTGGTGTGACGACCTCCACGATCGCCTGCTCGAGTCGGTGACCGAACACCCGGCCGAGGACGATCCGATCACGGTGAGAAACGCCCTGCCCCTGTTGCGCGAGGCGATGGCCGATTCGGACGTGCTCGTCTCGGACGTGGGCAGTCACAAGATGGCGATCGCCCAGTCGTTCCCGACCTACGAGCCGAACACGTGCGTGATCTCGAACGGGCTGGCAAGCATGGGAATCGCCGTCCCGGGCGCGCTCGCAGCCGATCTGGCGGTCGATTCGAACGTCGTCGCAGGCACCGGCGACGGCGGGTTCATGATGAACGCGGCCGAACTCGAGACCGCGACGCGGCTGGATTGTAGCTTTACGACCGTCGTGTTCAATGACGAGGACTACGGTTTGATCTCGGAGAAACAAGAGGACCATCGCGGCGAACACACGGGGACCGAGCTGACGACACCGGATCTGGTGACGTTCGCCAAAAGCTTCGGGATCAACGCCTATCGTCCCGACACGTGGGGTGAGATCGAGTCGGCGTTCGAGGAGGCGGTGCCGTCTGACGAGTTAGCGCTGATCGAGATCGGACTCGAGTGAGGACGGCGTCGGTGGCCGCGGATCGCCGCTCGCATGTTCGAGTGGCCGGCCCACGCATGACGAGCGAGTGCGGGTTCGTCGCGAGATCCACAGCAATCGACCGAGCCGGTCTGAAACGTCAATCGACAGACAACAAGAACCGGGCGCGGACGGAAGGTTTCTTGAGCGGATACGCTCATGGAGGGGTATGTCCGAAACAGGAACGGCCGTGCGGGTCGTAGGCGTTGGTTCGACGACGGATCGTGATACCCCGTGACCGACGAAACGGCGGCCGACGTGGACCGGCGAACGGTCCTCGGCGCGCTCGCCGGCGTCGGCGGGGCCGCGCTCGCCGGCTGTTCGGCGTTCGAACGGGAGGCCGACGGTCGGACGAGTCAGGTCGACGACGAGACGGCTCGAGCGCTGGCGACACGGTTCGCGCCGACGCTGTACTTCGATAGCCGCGAGCCGTGGTTTCCGACGGATCCGCGGCCGTACACCAGCGAACAGGACGGTGAGGCGGTCGTCACCGGCTTCGACGCCGTCGACGGCTACCACGAGCGATACAGCGAGGGGAGCCCGCCGAACCCGACCGTCTTTTATCACGCCGTCGAGTACGAGGAGTCGCCGCTCGCCGTCGTCCAGTTCTGGTGTTACTCGGCGTTCGACCAGTTCACGACTAACTTCCACTGGCACGACTGGGAAGTGTTGCACGTCTTCATCGATACGGAGACCGACGAGACCCAGTTGTACGTCGCCAGTTCCCACTCGCGGACGGTCCCGAACAACGAGTTCCTGGATCCGGACCCCGACATGATCCCCCGCATCCTCTCGGAACTCGGCTCGCACTCGAGTGCGCTCTCCGTCAACGACGTGGCCGATCACTTCCAGCGGGTCGCTGCCGGGAACCTGCTCGCGGACATCACGAACACGGCAATCGAGGGCATCGAGGACCTCGCCGACGTGCCGCTGGCGTACGGCCTGCCCCGCGACGAAGGCTCGCGGCTCCCCTATCTTATCCCGGAGTACGAAGGCGAGCCGATATACGAGCACGAACGGCTGCCCTCTGTCACTCGAGAGTCGCTGATCGACGACGACCTGACCGTTCGGTCGTTCGACGCGCTGACGTCGCCGCCGACGGACCTCCCGTCGCGCGAAACGGGGCTCGTCTTCCGGCACCGCGAGCGGACGGACGAGGCCGACGCTGACATCGAGTACGACCTCGTTCCGAGTAGCGACCTCGAGCACATCACGGACTTCACCGGACCGCAGTTGAGCTTCGAGTTCTCCGTGCCGGAGCCGGTCGAGGACGCCGCCGCCGGCCATCTCACGGCGACGGGGACGCCGTGGAGTCAGCCCCGCTACGATAACCCGGCCGCAGACATCTCCGTGCCCAATCATCGGACGGCGCTGGCCGAGCGCTACGATGCCATCGGCGAGGCGGCACCGATCAATACCGTCGTCAGCCGCGTCACGGACGTGATCGCGAGCGACGACGCACCGGAAAACGAAGGGCTGACCACGACCGAGATCGACCTTGAGGCGATCGTCCTGCTCGAAAGCGAGCCCGAGGCGGTCCCGACGTTCGGGGGCGTCGCCATCGCACGGGACGTCCCCGCCGGCGATCACCGGCTGACGGTCAACGGTGCGGGACGAGCGCCACACAGCGAGCGGGTCACTGTCTCGGACGACGGGACCCCAACGGCGGCAGGCGTCGATGGCGAAATTCCGCTGATCGCCCGCAATCGTGCGACGAAACTGGAACTCGGCGATGAAAACGGGGCGAGCGACCTCTCGAGGGTGGCCGTCGAAGACGACTTCGCCGGTCGACTCTACGAGTCGTCGGTCGGCGGGAGCGACGCCGTCTACGTCGATCGCGGCGGGGCCTACACGACCGAGGTTCGAGACGGGGACGACACCATCGGTGCCTATCGGGTCAACCCGGACCCAGGATCCGAATCGACGGTCCGCATCGAGCGCCCGGAGACCGGCAAAGCGTCGCTCGCGGAGTACGTGGCCGAGGTCGCCGAGGAGACCAGAGCGGATATCGCGGCGCTCGGTGACGATGATGGCAGTGATAGCGATGACGACGATGACGAGACGGAGCGCGAGGGTCGCGGCTCGTCAAACGCTGTTACCGGCCTCGAGCGCTCCCTCGCGGCCGTCGTCGATGCCGCCCAGCGAGCCGCCGAGCGGGCGCGCGCGAACGAGCATGGAAATACCGACAAGCAACTACAGAACGTTCTCGAGCGCCTCCAGCGGGCGGAGGAGCGACTTGCTGAGGCACGAGAGGACGTTCCGGATTCGCTCTCGAACGCGACGGGGAAACGACTCGAGCAGGCCAATCGGCGCTCCGAGCAGGCACGGCGGGCCGAGAAACTCTAACGGCGGTATCGGGCCGCCGGGTTCAGGGTCGGGGAGCAGTAGACTGTCGGTGTCGAGGTCGTCCACGCTAACTGGTTCGATCGCAGTCTCGAGACGAGAGGCAGACCGTCTCGGGACTGATGCTGACCGATCGTCGGTCTGTGTAACCCGGGTACTTTCCGTTTGGGTGTCGTTGACAGTGTACTGCGAGTGGATTTATTTCAGTGACCCAATCCGATGGAGACAGAGAGAAGGCGGCCGGTCTTTGTGACAACTGCGGCGAACTCTTTACGGTATGGGCACGCCGGGATGGAACAGTTCGACCGGTGAGTCCTTACAACGCCTGTCCATGCGACGACCCGTCGTACCGAGTCGTCGACGAGGACGAAGTCTTCGACAACGGAGACGAGTCCGTCGGAGCGGGCGAAGAGGGCTACTCCGACGTTTGATTGGGTCGGTCATCGACTCGATGGTCCGGCCACGGACTGATACTGAAAAGACATTTATTTGTCTACATATTAATGGACAATACAATGGATCGACGGACGTTCGTGGCGGTCGCCGGCACGATACTAGGAGCGGGTTGCTCGGGACTGCCGCTGTCAACGTCGAACGAGACGCAGTCGCTCGGAGACACGGTCAGCTACGGCAGCGTTGACGTCACCGTCACGGACGCGATGCGCACCGGACAGGTCACGATCGTCGGAACGTCGATGGATGACAGCAAGACGGTCACTCATCCGTCGGATTCGGTGTACGCACTGTTCTGGGTCGAAGCCCGCAATACGGACGAGACGTCCCGTGACGGCCCCACGATCAATCCGTCCAACTACGACGCCTTGGAAGACGGTCCCGACGTGGTCACGACGACCGGTCTCAACGACATCAGGGTCGACGGCTCCGGCGACAGCGGGTACTTCCCGTCCGTGGGAATGGGGCTGGGAATGGCGGTCGACAACGGACGGTACGCGCTTCGCGTGGGCGATCGAGACTTCGAGACCTACCCCGCCGGGAAGAGCCGGCCGAGCATCGACGCGAACGAGACGATCTCGGGCTGGGTGATCGGTACCATCGGCGCGGAAGAGACCCCGCAGGTGACGATCACGTACAACGGCACATCAGCGATGTGGACGACGGGCCCCAGCGAGGTCTCGACGGTGACGCCGCCGGAAAACGCGTCGAACGAGACTGTACAGGGGAACGCGACGACGGAGACGAACAGTTCTCGCGAATTTCAGTAGACGGAGACTCGAGTACCGTCGACTCCTCAAGCCCGCTATCTGTGTCCATCGCCAGCCCCTCGAGTGATCGCTGCAGCCGTTCACGTGCCGTCGATCGCGCTGATTCCGCAGGCGTCCGCGAGGCGTTCGACGCGTTGCACCAGGAGCGCGCGCCCGGCGTCCGTGAGACCGTACCTGGTCGGCTCAGTGGACCGTTCGGTCGTCTCGAGGAGGCCGTGCCCGACAAGCATGGACAGGTTCGGGTCCACTCGGTTCCGGCTGACCCTGGGATACCGGCGCTCGAGCGTCCAGACAATTCCCTGATTATTGCACGGCTTATCGTCGCGCTCGCGGCGAGCGATGGCCTCGAGACAGTCGCGCTGGAACCCGGTGAGTTCGATCCAGGCGCGACTGCCATCGGCTGTCGGGGGTGATGCGTCTGCTCGAGCAGGGCTTTCAAGGCCCCGCGAATCGTCGTCGTGCATGGCTTCTAGGGGTTACGGAAGCCGATCGGACCGGTGTTTCAGGCACCAGGTCCGCATTTCTCTCGAAGGACCGACTGGGTAGCGTCGGTTCCGTCCGGCCTCCGTTATGTGACCAAAGAGTAGACAGCAGGTAGAACTAGTGCA
This genomic stretch from Natrinema sp. SYSU A 869 harbors:
- a CDS encoding PadR family transcriptional regulator, which translates into the protein MHDDDSRGLESPARADASPPTADGSRAWIELTGFQRDCLEAIARRERDDKPCNNQGIVWTLERRYPRVSRNRVDPNLSMLVGHGLLETTERSTEPTRYGLTDAGRALLVQRVERLADACGISAIDGT
- a CDS encoding acetolactate synthase large subunit, with amino-acid sequence MQTASDLLVSCLEAEDVDRVFGVPGEEIEDLLFSLRDSSIRFVPTRHEQGAAFMADVHGRLTGEAGVCCSTLGPGATNLMTGVADAQLDKSPVVAITGQGDRERLHKESHQALDVVDIFEPIVTWNTQIAEPEITPESVRKAFKLAEYEKPGATHLEFPEDVAAATVDAEPIERRDPVRRPDPDDESAERAARLIAEAEQPIVLAGNGAVRTRASENIRAIVDSVGFPVVETYMGKGAISDRESASLMTLDSGPAGEAARAIERADCVVAVGYDIAEHDPAGWNSDLEKTIVHVDYEPAEVYRHYNPDVEIVADVGAALGAIGERLSEGACSLWCDDLHDRLLESVTEHPAEDDPITVRNALPLLREAMADSDVLVSDVGSHKMAIAQSFPTYEPNTCVISNGLASMGIAVPGALAADLAVDSNVVAGTGDGGFMMNAAELETATRLDCSFTTVVFNDEDYGLISEKQEDHRGEHTGTELTTPDLVTFAKSFGINAYRPDTWGEIESAFEEAVPSDELALIEIGLE